In the genome of Chlamydia ibidis 10-1398/6, one region contains:
- a CDS encoding ParA family protein — translation MKTIAVNSFKGGTAKTSTTLHLGAALARYHNARVLLIDFDAQANLTSGLGLDPDCYDSLAVVLQGEKDI, via the coding sequence ATGAAAACCATAGCTGTCAATAGCTTTAAGGGTGGAACCGCAAAAACATCGACAACTCTACATCTAGGAGCAGCGTTAGCTCGATATCATAATGCTAGAGTGTTATTGATCGATTTTGATGCTCAAGCGAATCTTACTTCAGGTTTAGGATTGGACCCTGACTGTTATGATAGCCTTGCGGTCGTTCTCCAAGGCGAGAAGGATATTCA